A stretch of the Denticeps clupeoides chromosome 6, fDenClu1.1, whole genome shotgun sequence genome encodes the following:
- the LOC114792880 gene encoding SLC35A4 upstream open reading frame protein, with product MANDKDPFRQIKDLASLKDQLENLQHRLESDIPEGGGVVTAPFLKGFLAGYLVAKLRSSLLMGVLVGTCTGVYAAQNYSVPNVERTVKDYFKKGSK from the exons ATGGCCAATGACAAG GATCCTTTTAGGCAAATAAAGGATTTGGCGTCTTTGAAAGACCAGCTGGAAAACCTTCAGCACCGCCTGGAGAGCGACATCCCTGAG GGCGGAGGCGTGGTGACCGCTCCTTTCCTCAAGGGCTTCCTGGCCGGGTACCTGGTGGCGAAGCTGCGTTCCTCTCTTCTGATGGGCGTGTTGGTGGGAACCTGCACAGGCGTTTATGCCGCACAGAATTACAGCGTGCCTAATGTTGAGAGGACGGTGAAAGACTACTTTAAAAAAGGGTCGAAGTAA